The proteins below come from a single Ancylothrix sp. D3o genomic window:
- a CDS encoding transcriptional repressor codes for MALYTATSLKAELNARGWRLTPQRETILHVFQNLPRGNHLSAEDLYNVLHQRGEAISLSTIYRTLKLMARMGLLRELELAEGHKHYELNQPYPHHHHHLVCIQCNKTIEFKNDSILKSGLKQAEKTGLQMIDCQLTIHTICPEALRLGWPSMLPSNWCCPRSQMALPSSEEEFHNHIEDAGV; via the coding sequence ATGGCTCTGTACACAGCAACTTCACTAAAGGCCGAACTCAATGCTCGTGGGTGGCGCCTGACTCCGCAGCGGGAAACGATTTTGCACGTTTTCCAAAATCTTCCCAGGGGAAATCATTTGAGTGCGGAGGATTTGTACAATGTTCTTCACCAACGTGGTGAAGCTATTAGCTTATCTACGATTTACCGAACGCTAAAGCTGATGGCTAGAATGGGTTTGTTGCGTGAGTTGGAGTTGGCTGAAGGTCACAAGCATTATGAATTGAATCAACCCTACCCCCACCACCACCATCATCTTGTTTGCATTCAATGCAATAAGACGATTGAGTTTAAAAATGATTCAATTTTAAAAAGTGGCTTGAAACAGGCAGAAAAAACGGGTCTGCAAATGATTGATTGCCAGCTTACGATTCACACTATTTGTCCTGAAGCTTTGCGTTTGGGATGGCCGTCTATGCTTCCTAGTAATTGGTGTTGTCCGCGTTCTCAAATGGCTCTTCCTTCTTCGGAAGAGGAATTTCATAATCATATCGAAGATGCAGGAGTCTAG
- a CDS encoding heme oxygenase (biliverdin-producing) — translation MMNNLAIKLRNGIQQSHGDAEHSGFMKRFLAGQIERDLFARLLSNFYWIYSQLEEELKLHKDNPLVGGVYFPELNRQANLEKDLAFYFGENWRSRITPGPAVQAFVARLREVSGSEPALLIAHAYTRYMGDLSGGQGLKRIVRSVFNLTGEEGSCFYEFEQIADPNAFKAIYRQALNELAVSEEMEDKIVAEAIVSFKLNIKMMRELEDSFACRSVVPV, via the coding sequence ATGATGAATAATTTAGCGATAAAACTGCGAAATGGAATCCAGCAATCTCATGGGGATGCGGAACATTCGGGATTTATGAAACGCTTTTTGGCCGGCCAAATTGAGCGAGATTTGTTTGCAAGATTACTAAGTAATTTTTATTGGATTTATAGCCAACTTGAGGAAGAATTGAAACTCCACAAAGATAATCCTCTGGTGGGTGGGGTTTATTTTCCTGAACTGAATCGTCAAGCAAATTTAGAGAAAGATTTGGCGTTTTATTTTGGAGAAAATTGGCGCTCACGAATTACGCCTGGGCCGGCTGTGCAAGCTTTTGTAGCCCGTTTAAGAGAAGTTTCGGGTTCAGAACCGGCCCTATTAATTGCTCATGCTTATACGCGTTATATGGGCGATCTTTCAGGGGGTCAAGGTCTTAAAAGAATTGTCCGCTCAGTGTTTAATTTAACAGGAGAGGAAGGCAGTTGTTTTTATGAGTTTGAGCAAATTGCTGATCCGAATGCTTTTAAGGCTATTTATCGCCAAGCATTAAATGAGTTGGCGGTTTCCGAAGAAATGGAAGACAAGATTGTGGCGGAGGCAATTGTGTCTTTTAAGTTGAATATTAAAATGATGCGAGAACTGGAGGATAGTTTTGCGTGTCGTTCTGTGGTGCCGGTGTAA
- the hemN gene encoding oxygen-independent coproporphyrinogen III oxidase gives MVFSVQNVTWDLNLIKKYDNPAPRYTSYPPATELNAEFSERDWREAIAASNQRKSPLSLYFHIPFCQSACYFCGCNVVVSNNKKIAEKYLQYLTKEIEMTAGLIDLDRKVVQLHWGGGTPNYLSIEQVQFLWKAINDKFNFADNAEISIEINPRYVDRNYIFFLKSLGFNRLSFGIQDFNLIVQEAVNRVQPEKMLFEVMGWIKEAGFESVNVDLIYGLPFQTLETFKETLKKTLQLEPARIAVFNFAYVPWIKPVQKNIPESALPPAPEKLKIWQMTIEELTNNGYVFIGMDHFAKPNDELAVAQRNQALKRNFQGYTTQPEAELFGFGATAIGMLEDTYSQNHKTLKDYYQAIDEGCLPVSKGIKLSRADMLRREVIMQIMSNFQLDKSEIELKYGIDFDNYFAAELEAILPLEKDGLVKLYPNLLEVTPLGRLLVRNIAFLFDAHTEIRGEQRLSRTI, from the coding sequence ATGGTTTTTTCTGTGCAAAATGTAACCTGGGATTTGAATTTGATCAAAAAGTATGATAATCCGGCTCCCAGATATACGAGTTATCCACCGGCAACCGAATTAAATGCAGAGTTTTCTGAGAGAGATTGGCGTGAGGCAATTGCTGCTTCTAATCAGCGGAAATCACCGCTTTCGCTTTATTTTCATATTCCCTTTTGTCAAAGTGCTTGTTATTTTTGTGGCTGCAATGTGGTGGTTTCTAATAACAAAAAAATTGCCGAAAAATACCTGCAATATTTAACAAAAGAAATTGAAATGACTGCTGGCTTGATAGACTTAGACCGAAAGGTAGTGCAACTGCATTGGGGAGGTGGAACGCCAAATTATTTGTCTATAGAGCAAGTACAGTTTCTCTGGAAAGCGATTAATGATAAATTTAACTTTGCGGATAATGCAGAAATTTCGATTGAGATTAATCCCCGTTATGTAGACAGGAATTATATTTTTTTCCTGAAGTCTTTAGGGTTTAACCGGCTCAGTTTTGGCATTCAAGATTTTAATCTTATCGTCCAAGAAGCGGTGAATCGAGTTCAACCAGAAAAAATGCTTTTTGAAGTAATGGGTTGGATTAAAGAAGCGGGGTTTGAGAGTGTTAATGTCGATTTAATTTATGGGTTGCCTTTTCAAACTTTGGAGACGTTTAAGGAAACGTTGAAAAAGACATTGCAGTTAGAGCCGGCGCGAATTGCAGTGTTTAATTTTGCCTATGTGCCTTGGATAAAGCCGGTGCAAAAGAATATTCCTGAATCTGCTTTGCCACCGGCACCTGAGAAGTTAAAAATTTGGCAAATGACGATTGAAGAATTGACAAATAATGGTTATGTTTTTATTGGGATGGATCACTTTGCCAAACCGAATGATGAATTGGCAGTTGCTCAAAGAAATCAAGCTTTAAAGCGGAATTTTCAAGGTTATACAACTCAACCAGAGGCCGAGTTATTTGGTTTTGGTGCTACGGCGATTGGAATGTTGGAAGATACTTATAGCCAAAACCACAAAACTTTGAAGGATTATTATCAAGCGATTGATGAGGGATGTTTGCCGGTGAGTAAGGGAATAAAACTCAGTCGTGCTGATATGCTGCGGCGGGAAGTAATTATGCAAATCATGTCTAATTTTCAGCTTGATAAGTCAGAAATAGAACTCAAGTATGGCATTGATTTTGATAATTATTTTGCCGCTGAATTGGAGGCAATTTTGCCTTTAGAAAAAGATGGTTTGGTAAAGTTATATCCTAACCTCCTTGAAGTTACGCCTCTGGGAAGATTGCTAGTCCGAAATATTGCTTTTCTTTTTGATGCTCATACAGAGATACGAGGTGAGCAGCGGCTTTCTCGGACGATTTAA
- the hemJ gene encoding protoporphyrinogen oxidase HemJ codes for MAYLWLKTFHIVGIVVWFSGLFYLVRLFVYHAETEQHPEPARGILKQQYEIMEKRLYNLITTPAMMVALTMALGIIYTEPEVIKEGWLQVKLVLVSGLIGYHFYCGWLLKQLAKDNCIWKSQQFRILNEVPTVFLVAIVLLAVFKNNLPLNSAMSLLGSLIVVMIGVIHVYAKKRLRESLKSSYPML; via the coding sequence ATGGCTTATTTATGGTTGAAAACGTTTCATATTGTTGGGATTGTTGTATGGTTTTCGGGGTTGTTTTATTTGGTGAGGCTTTTTGTATATCATGCAGAAACAGAGCAGCATCCAGAACCGGCACGCGGGATTCTTAAGCAACAGTATGAGATAATGGAAAAACGCCTTTATAATTTGATAACAACGCCAGCAATGATGGTGGCGCTAACAATGGCGTTAGGGATAATTTATACTGAGCCAGAAGTCATAAAAGAAGGATGGCTTCAGGTAAAATTAGTATTAGTTTCCGGGTTGATAGGTTATCATTTTTATTGTGGTTGGTTGCTGAAACAATTAGCTAAAGATAACTGCATTTGGAAAAGTCAGCAATTCAGAATTTTAAATGAAGTTCCAACGGTTTTTTTAGTGGCGATTGTGCTGTTAGCTGTTTTTAAGAATAATCTGCCTTTGAATAGTGCTATGTCGCTGTTGGGGAGTTTAATAGTTGTAATGATCGGGGTGATTCACGTTTATGCTAAAAAGCGCCTGCGGGAAAGTTTAAAGAGCAGTTATCCTATGTTGTAA
- the rpiA gene encoding ribose-5-phosphate isomerase RpiA, which yields MKQQVGKAAADRVQSGTIVGLGTGSTTAYALQYIGERIAKGELKDIKGVPTSFQAEVLAKQYNIPLTTLDDIDHIDIAIDGADEVDPNKNLIKGGGAAHTREKIVDCLATQFIVVVDSTKLVEKLGSTFLLPVEVIPMAKTPVMNAIEKLGGKPTLRMGVKKAGPVITDQGNFVIDVKFDNIENPAELEKTLNNIPGVLENGLFVGVADVILVGEIIDGQPKVREI from the coding sequence ATGAAACAACAAGTCGGCAAAGCCGCCGCTGACCGCGTGCAATCCGGTACAATTGTTGGACTAGGCACCGGCTCCACCACCGCCTACGCCCTACAATACATCGGAGAACGCATAGCCAAAGGCGAACTCAAAGACATCAAAGGCGTCCCCACCTCATTTCAAGCCGAAGTCTTAGCCAAACAATACAACATCCCCCTCACCACCCTCGACGACATTGATCATATCGACATCGCCATCGATGGCGCAGACGAAGTAGATCCCAACAAAAACCTCATCAAAGGAGGCGGCGCCGCACACACCCGCGAGAAAATTGTAGACTGCCTCGCCACACAATTTATCGTCGTCGTAGACAGTACCAAACTCGTCGAAAAACTCGGCTCAACCTTCCTCTTACCCGTCGAAGTTATTCCAATGGCAAAAACCCCAGTAATGAACGCCATCGAAAAACTCGGCGGAAAACCAACCCTCCGCATGGGAGTCAAAAAAGCCGGCCCAGTTATCACCGATCAAGGAAACTTTGTAATTGATGTAAAATTCGACAACATCGAAAACCCCGCCGAACTAGAAAAAACCCTAAACAACATTCCCGGCGTATTAGAAAACGGCCTATTTGTAGGAGTTGCTGATGTTATCCTCGTAGGAGAAATAATAGACGGACAGCCAAAAGTCCGCGAAATTTAA
- a CDS encoding WD40 repeat domain-containing protein has translation MEQLLKLLIEYAIPMFNTLMYVRSGHPLNGIQIALDPKQKGAHLMLDYAENSRQQTAIQIDSHPAEKILKLAVENSGNISQLFQRLNPGTQQNNLDFYAWQINQQKNLQKELAIYNRETQLKLADERKETSLKLPEIEKIVQNWPLRLLPSQILNTHTGTAPIPLRIIIAPPDTQTLRASLTTNNQPPNLPEIEIKLAQGLREFLSQNYPLQSQNRPVEFLGDIWQNKNFHSEAGIKALYSHLSSEPTLILESEIDGDFLIFRLAYWGNNQHTYTYQTLFKLPYRSIVYESVKTRAKKWQQTRAKLIDLGKTPQEIEILGGENEINLKILQEEEELNAAGIDTSDLQFPYKITNKDFEPINQLLITSHCIVAGWMADIHHLADRQIAPKLPELLPQLIQQATDQELMEKLTEAAVFSYQSILQTLPDPSKIPEMAVKLATSLTQLPDKTWAKQQINYALLAWLQHKFSSDEIQNLDFSQTPLSLLQADRSLLEQIKDCLIILGEEASLKEIENILKTPEQSVQTEIPKNYETAYTLKAISCQSSQIAISADGKLIAAGSEKNKIGLWEVETGTLKTQLTGHTGPVLTLAISGDGKTLVSSDTTEQRSNIKLWNLETGELIRTLFGHKKSIHALALSPDQQTLASGSHKIKIWNLQTGDPTKTLFGHKEWVYSLAISPTGKLLASASEDKTLKIWHLETETLLRTLRSHNGPVYCTAICPKGEILVSGSADKTLKIWQLQTGKLITTLNGHNGPVYSVAISSDGQRLVSASQDKTIKIWNLNNPENSHTLTGHTDSVYSVAIAAQNIIVSCSADNTIKIWQPTSTQQN, from the coding sequence ATGGAGCAACTACTTAAACTACTAATTGAGTATGCCATTCCCATGTTCAACACCCTCATGTATGTACGCTCAGGACATCCCCTCAATGGCATACAAATCGCCCTAGATCCCAAACAAAAAGGAGCACATTTAATGCTCGATTATGCGGAAAATAGCCGCCAACAAACAGCCATACAAATAGACAGCCACCCCGCCGAAAAAATCCTAAAACTCGCAGTAGAAAACAGCGGCAACATTTCCCAACTTTTCCAAAGATTAAACCCAGGAACTCAACAAAACAACCTCGATTTTTATGCGTGGCAAATAAATCAACAAAAAAACCTCCAAAAAGAACTCGCAATTTATAACCGAGAAACCCAACTAAAACTAGCCGATGAACGCAAAGAAACCAGCTTAAAACTGCCAGAAATAGAAAAAATAGTCCAGAACTGGCCCCTGCGATTATTACCCTCCCAAATCTTAAATACACACACCGGCACCGCACCCATACCTTTGCGAATTATCATCGCCCCACCCGACACCCAAACCTTAAGAGCCAGCCTGACAACAAACAACCAACCTCCAAACCTACCCGAAATAGAAATAAAACTCGCCCAAGGACTCCGAGAATTTCTCAGCCAAAACTACCCCCTGCAAAGCCAAAACCGGCCCGTCGAATTTTTAGGAGACATTTGGCAAAACAAAAACTTTCACAGCGAAGCCGGCATCAAAGCCCTATATAGCCACCTCTCCAGCGAACCAACCTTAATATTAGAATCAGAAATAGACGGTGATTTTCTCATTTTTCGCCTAGCATACTGGGGAAACAATCAACACACCTACACCTATCAAACCCTCTTCAAACTTCCCTACCGCAGCATTGTATATGAAAGCGTTAAAACCCGCGCCAAAAAATGGCAACAAACCCGCGCCAAACTCATCGACCTTGGCAAAACACCCCAAGAAATTGAAATTCTCGGAGGCGAAAACGAAATTAATCTAAAAATATTACAAGAAGAAGAAGAATTAAACGCCGCCGGCATTGATACCAGTGATTTACAATTTCCCTACAAAATCACCAACAAAGACTTTGAACCCATCAACCAACTATTAATTACCTCTCATTGCATAGTAGCCGGTTGGATGGCAGACATACATCATCTTGCCGACAGACAAATAGCGCCAAAACTCCCAGAACTTTTACCCCAACTCATCCAACAAGCCACAGACCAAGAGTTAATGGAAAAGCTCACAGAAGCCGCAGTTTTCAGCTATCAAAGCATATTACAAACCCTTCCTGATCCTAGCAAAATCCCAGAAATGGCTGTAAAACTTGCCACAAGCCTCACCCAACTACCCGACAAAACGTGGGCAAAACAACAAATAAATTACGCCTTATTAGCTTGGCTACAGCATAAATTTTCCTCTGATGAAATCCAAAATTTAGATTTTTCTCAAACCCCCCTTAGCCTACTGCAAGCAGACCGATCTTTACTTGAACAAATCAAAGATTGTTTAATAATTTTAGGAGAAGAAGCAAGCCTCAAAGAAATTGAAAATATCTTAAAAACCCCCGAACAATCAGTCCAAACAGAAATCCCAAAAAACTATGAAACAGCTTATACTTTAAAAGCAATTAGTTGCCAATCATCACAAATAGCAATTAGTGCCGACGGAAAATTAATCGCCGCAGGAAGCGAGAAAAACAAAATTGGACTCTGGGAAGTAGAAACCGGCACCCTTAAAACTCAACTAACCGGCCACACCGGCCCCGTTCTCACCCTCGCCATAAGTGGAGACGGAAAAACATTAGTAAGCAGCGATACCACCGAACAAAGAAGCAACATAAAACTCTGGAACCTCGAAACCGGCGAACTAATACGCACCCTATTTGGACACAAAAAATCAATACACGCCCTAGCCCTCAGCCCCGATCAACAAACCCTAGCCAGCGGTTCCCATAAAATCAAAATCTGGAACCTGCAAACCGGCGATCCAACCAAAACTTTATTCGGACATAAAGAATGGGTTTATAGCCTCGCCATCAGCCCCACCGGCAAACTTTTAGCTTCCGCCAGCGAAGACAAAACCCTCAAAATATGGCATCTCGAAACCGAAACTTTACTGCGAACATTACGCAGTCATAACGGGCCGGTTTATTGCACAGCCATTTGCCCAAAAGGAGAAATTTTAGTGAGTGGAAGCGCCGACAAAACCCTAAAAATTTGGCAACTACAAACCGGCAAACTCATAACAACATTAAACGGACATAATGGGCCGGTTTACTCAGTCGCCATCAGTTCAGATGGACAAAGATTAGTCAGCGCCTCCCAAGACAAAACCATCAAAATATGGAATCTCAACAACCCAGAAAATTCTCACACCCTAACCGGCCATACAGACTCCGTGTACTCCGTCGCCATTGCAGCCCAAAACATCATCGTTAGTTGTAGCGCAGATAACACCATTAAAATCTGGCAACCAACCTCCACCCAGCAAAACTAA
- a CDS encoding HMA2 domain-containing protein: MPEISIQCPISGVEIVHAIPGRVRLSCLRKAQITQTPHKSPQTLQYLSKQLEQQKGIKKIEINPQSKSALILFDEKVLPLQTLLLILQTMGVEDAHHTPALPLSEPLEAATRALSSASQLDTVIPYMVGMLLTQQLGITGLPALPFYLLAAGTTKQVLEDYSETETPHTPSPEYRLAHSVPGRLRYEIKRLVEDEVYARRLERTVRDIPAITGVRINRSNASLVVLYNRRISSLEQIKALIEEAIHPTPVAPDSRGNAEVPTPDSRGDAKSGIKVSPVIARSGRGDGGVPTPEQATGFWGQYKPPAIKMCLAFLARL, encoded by the coding sequence ATGCCAGAAATCAGTATTCAATGCCCGATCAGCGGCGTTGAAATTGTCCACGCTATTCCTGGGCGAGTGCGTCTATCTTGCTTAAGGAAAGCGCAAATAACTCAGACACCACACAAAAGCCCGCAAACGTTGCAATATTTAAGCAAACAGCTAGAGCAACAAAAAGGCATCAAAAAAATTGAAATCAACCCCCAAAGCAAAAGCGCCCTAATTTTGTTTGACGAGAAAGTTTTGCCCTTGCAAACTTTGCTCTTAATCTTACAAACAATGGGAGTAGAAGATGCTCACCACACACCGGCATTACCCTTAAGCGAGCCCCTAGAAGCAGCCACCCGTGCCCTTAGTTCAGCATCGCAGCTAGATACAGTTATTCCTTATATGGTGGGAATGCTTTTAACCCAGCAGCTAGGAATCACCGGCCTGCCGGCGCTGCCATTTTACTTATTAGCAGCCGGTACAACCAAACAAGTATTAGAAGACTATAGCGAAACCGAAACTCCCCACACCCCAAGCCCCGAATATCGCCTAGCCCACAGCGTGCCCGGACGCCTACGCTACGAAATCAAGCGATTGGTAGAAGATGAAGTGTATGCCCGCCGGCTCGAACGCACAGTCCGAGACATTCCCGCCATCACAGGCGTCCGCATCAACCGCAGCAACGCTTCCTTAGTCGTACTCTACAACCGCCGCATCAGTTCCCTTGAACAGATCAAAGCCCTGATAGAGGAAGCTATACACCCCACACCCGTCGCCCCCGACTCTAGGGGCAATGCAGAGGTGCCCACCCCCGACTCTAGGGGCGACGCCAAGAGTGGCATAAAAGTCTCGCCTGTGATCGCCCGCTCTGGTAGAGGCGATGGAGGAGTGCCCACCCCCGAACAAGCCACCGGCTTCTGGGGACAGTACAAACCCCCCGCCATCAAAATGTGTCTTGCCTTCCTCGCCCGTTTGTAA
- a CDS encoding Crp/Fnr family transcriptional regulator: MGVLCSAQSRVNQKGAFSGVASTLSSGRLPSTFAVGDVIPLWPEVVWKIERGAVRAVTWSEEGRPVILGYWGVGDIVSGFLLPVEPCQVECVKATELSRVPLNLMERGSEAMILQLKQAQELLAIVRCERAYLRLLNFLIWLAKKFGEEVETGRQIELRLTHQEIAEAIGMARVTVTRLLQKFEREGIICRPQGKTIVLKQM, encoded by the coding sequence ATGGGTGTTTTATGTTCTGCACAATCGAGAGTTAATCAGAAGGGGGCTTTTTCTGGGGTTGCTTCAACTTTAAGTTCTGGCCGGCTGCCTTCTACGTTTGCGGTTGGAGATGTGATTCCGCTATGGCCAGAGGTGGTTTGGAAAATTGAACGGGGTGCTGTGAGGGCTGTGACTTGGAGTGAGGAGGGGAGGCCAGTGATTTTAGGATATTGGGGTGTTGGGGATATTGTGTCTGGGTTTTTGTTGCCGGTTGAACCTTGCCAGGTTGAGTGTGTGAAGGCGACAGAGTTAAGTCGGGTGCCTTTAAATTTGATGGAGAGAGGTTCGGAGGCGATGATTTTGCAACTAAAGCAGGCGCAAGAATTGTTGGCGATTGTGCGTTGTGAGCGAGCTTATTTAAGGTTGTTAAATTTTTTAATTTGGTTGGCTAAAAAGTTTGGCGAGGAAGTGGAAACTGGCCGGCAGATTGAGTTAAGGCTAACGCATCAAGAAATTGCCGAGGCGATTGGGATGGCGCGGGTAACTGTAACGAGATTGTTACAAAAGTTTGAGCGGGAAGGGATTATTTGCCGGCCACAGGGAAAAACGATTGTTTTAAAACAAATGTAA